The genomic DNA GCGGTCCACGACGGCCACGATCTTCTCCACCTCCGCCCCTGCGGTTCGTAGCACCTGGGCAGCCTCGAGGACCTGACCGCCGGTCGTGGCGATATCCTCCACCAGAAGCACGACGTCCCCCGCCTGTACGCGACCCTCGTACATCTTGCTCGTGCCGTAGTCCTTTTTCGCGTTGCGCACAATGACAAAGGGCAACCTGGCCGCCATGGCCGCCGCCGCGGCCAGCGCTACGCCGCCCAGTTCAGCCCCCGCCACCAGCGTGGTCCGACCTGTCACGCGCGCCGCCAGTCGCTGTCCCAACTCCGCGAGGATGTCCGGCTGCGTTTCGAAGAGGTACTTGTCGATGTAAAAGCGCGATTTCTTGCCCGAGCGGAGCGTAAAATCACCCTCCAGATAGGCCACTTCCCGAATCCGTTTCGCCAGATCGTCCTTCGTCATACCGAAATCTCCGGCCGTCGCCGCGGCGTGCCGCGATGCCGCCGGCGCAGCGGGCCGACAGTCTTGCTCAAAAACTCGTCCACCTGCTCGGCCGCCAATCCGGTGAATCCGGCGGGGTCCATGATCCGCTCGATCCGCACCCCGGAAAACGCCGGATCGCGCTTCAGCCGCCCCAGCAGATCATTCGGCTTGCCGTAGCGCTTCACTTGTTCGCCTGCCGCCCGCGAGTGTACGCGGATTCGCTCGTGCAATCCCTGCCGATTCCCCCCGGCGGCGACCGCCGCCATGAGGATGTCCTCTGTGGCCATGAAGGGCAATTCGGCCTCGATGTGCGACCGAATCATCCGCGGGTAAACGACCAGCCCGTTCGCGACGTGGGCGACGATCTGCAGCATCCCGTCCGTCGCCAGAAAACACTCCGGCACGAGCAATCGCTTGTTCGCCGAATCGTCCAGCGTCCGTTCGAGCCACTGCTCCGCGGCGTTCTGAAAGCCGGACTGCGCCAAGCTGATGACGAACCGCGCCAGCCCCGTCGCCCGCTCGCAGAGCATCGGATTGCGCTTGTAAGCCATCGCCGAGCTGCCGACCTGCCCGGCCTCGAAGGGCTCTTCCACCTCTTTCAGGTGGGCGAGCAGCCGCATGTCGTTGCCAAACTTGTGGACGCTCGCCGCAATGTTGGCCAGCGCGGCGATGACCTGCGCATCGACCTTTCGCGAATAGGTCTGCCCCGTGACCGGCTCACAGTCGCGAAAGCCGAGTTTGGCGGCGACGCGCTGTTCCATTCGCCGGACCTTGGCCGCGCTGCCCAGCAGCTTGAAAAACCCCGCCTGCGTGCCCGTCGCCCCGCGCAGGCCGCGAAAGCGAAGACCCGCCAGCAGGCGATCAACCTCCTCCAGATCGCGGACGAAGTCCCAGCACCACAGCGAAATGCGTTTGCCGATCGTCGTGAGCTGCGCCGGTTGGAAATGGGTGAACCCCAGACACGGAAGATTGCGATGCCGCTCAGCTTGCCGGGCCAGCGCTTCGACGACCGTGACGAGCCAACCCTGGACGATGCGCAGGGCGTCCCGGAGCAAAATAAGGTCTGCGTTGTCCACGATATCCATGCTGGTCGCGCCGAGGTGGAGGATCCCCCGCGCCGCGGGCGCTTCATCCGCGAACGCATGCAGATGGGCCATGACATCGTGGCGCAGCCGCGCCTCGTGGCGCGCGGCCGCCGCCAGATCGATCTTTTCGACGGCGGCCTTTAGCGCGCGAATCTGCACCGCGCTGATCGGCAGACCCAACTCCCGCTGCGTCTGGGCCAGGGCGATCCAGATGCGCCGCCAGGTGGCCACGCGCCGGCGCGGGGAGAACAGCGCTGCCATCTCCGCCGACGCATTCCGCGCCACCAGCGGACTTTGATACACGTCGCCTCCCGGGGAAGCGCGAGGACGGCGACGGGAATGCTTGGCCATAAGCTAGGAAACCATCAGGCTCAGGAGTTCCGGCAGGAAAGCCTCATACTCGGCCTCAAACTTCTCCAAATCGTCCGTCACATAGGCGCGGAACACCGCCTCGCCGAAGGTCATCGTGCCGTCGGTGTCCGCGGCCATGAACGCCTGGGCCTTGCGATCCATCGATTCGCTGCCCAGTTCGCGAAGCAGCTCCTGAAACCCCGCGTGATAAGGATTCTCGCGCGGAGGCCGTTGCAGAAAGACGATCAGCGACCACCATTGGCTGTAGCAGCCCAGCACCTGCTGCGTCGGGTTGTGGATCTCCCGCCCGGCGTTCGTCCCCAGCAGCTCCTTGAGCGGCTTCATCGACTTGTTGCTGAATTGCTTGCGCAGCGCCGGCGTACGCAGGGTATTCTGGCGGGGATTGAAGACGGGCCGGCCCTCCTCGTCGAGATCGAAGGACTCAAAGTAGCAGGCCAGTCCCTCGTTGATCCACGCCGGAATCGACGGGCCGTGCGTCGCGTCAAGATACTGGTGCAGTCCCTCGTGGGCCAGGATGGACAAGGTGCTGCGTCGCGAGCCGTAGTGCGAGACCGTCACGCCGCGCTCCGAGTAGCCGCCGGATCGAATCTGCTTGTACGTCTCGGCCCGTGGTCCGGCGAACTCCTCCGTGAATCGCTCCCATTGCCAGCGCGTCTGAAAAAGGTACGTCTCCAGCGGCCGCTCGGACCCGCTCGGCGCCGGCAACAGCTCGGAGTAGGCCAGATAGCAACTCTCCAGAAACCCGGGCAACGCATCGACAAACGGCTTGGACTTGCACGTCGTTCGCACGATGTAATGGGCCGATGTACACTCCGATCCCTTGGCCCCGCGATAGGTCCAGTCCTCTGCGGTGTAGGGGACCGGAGTGTAAGGCGAGGGCGAGTGACAACCGGCGATCGAAGCGCCGACGCAGCCGACCATCCCGGCCAGGCTCATCCTCACCAACCGGTTCGGACGATGAAGATACGTTTTGCTCATGGCCGTGCAATGCTAATCGAAGAGTCGCCTGGGCGACAGACAGGCGCGGCCGATTCGCAACAAAGGATGACACCCCATGCCCGATAGACACCGCGCCGCGGTCACCGCTTTGCCGGCGGATCGCGCCCGGTTCGCCATGGCCCTGCGCAAGGCCCTCTCGTCCGGCTACAGCGCCCGCGATCTGCGCAAAGACATCCTCGCCGGCCTCGTCGTCGGCGTCGTCGCCCTGCCGCTTTCGATGGCGCTGGCCATCGCCTCCGGTGTCCCGCCGCAACACGGCCTTTACACCGCCATCATCGGCGGCGGACTGATCGCCCTGCTCGGAGGATCGGCCGTCCAGGTCTCCGGACCCACCGCCGCGTTTGTGGTCATCCTGGCGCCCATCGCCACGAAGTTCGGGCTCGGCGGTCTGCTGGTCGCTACCCTGATGGCCGGTCTCCTGTTGATGATCGCCGGGATGGCCCGCTGGGGCAGATTGATCGAATTCATTCCTTATCCCGTCACCACCGGATTCACGAGTGGCATCGCCGTCGTGATCGCGACACTGCAAATCAAGGACTTCCTCGGTCTCACGATTCCTCAAATGCCCGAGCACTTTCTCGAACGCGTCCATGCCATCATCGTGGCGCTTCCAACGATGCGAACGACTGATTTGTCGATCGGAGTGCTGACACTGCTGATCCTCGTCATTCTCCCCCGGCTGACCAAGGCGATTCCCGCGCCGCTCGTCGCCCTTCCCGCGGGCGCGCTCGCCGCGTGGATCCTGCCCCGGTACTTCCCCGGTTTCGACGTCGCCACGATCAGCAGCCGGTTCACCTATGTCCTGGATGGCGTGACCAGGAACGGTATTCCTCAACTGCCACCGATGCCGCTCTTGCCCTGGTTATGTTCAGGGCCGAACGGGACAGAACTCGTCCTCTCCATGGAGCTGTTTCGCGCCCTCGCCGGTCCCGCTTTCGCCATCGCTACGCTCGGTGCGATTGAATCGCTCCTCTCCGCCGTCGTCGCCGACGGCATGACCGGCGGAAAACACGATCCCGACGCCGAACTCATCGCGCAAGGTTTGGGCAACATCGCCGCCCCCTTCTTCGGCGGCATCGCGGCCACCGGCGCGATCGCCCGCACCGCCACCAACATCCGCTACGGGGCCCGCACGCCGGTCGCCGCCATCGTCCACGCCCTGTTTATTCTCTTCGCGATCCTCCTCTTCGCGCCGCTGTTGGGATACCTGCCGATGGCCTCGATGGCCGCCCTCCTCATGGTCGTTGCCTGGAACATGAGCGAGGCCAAGCACGTCGCCCACGTCGTCCGCGTCGGCCCGGGGAGCGATGTGTTCGTCCTCTTGACCTGCTTCGGACTGACCGTGGTCTTTGACATGGTCATCTCGGTCAGCGTCGGAGTCGTGCTCGCAGCCGTGTTGTTCATGCGGCGCATGGCGGAAGTCTCCAACGTGCGGCTCATCAGCGCCGGCCCGGAGCACCCGCAGGTTTTCCTCCCGCCCGGCGCCATCATCTATGAGATCGCCGGCCCGCTCTTTTTCGGCGCCGCCCAAAAGGCCATGAGCGAGTTGCGGATCGTCGAGCGCCACGTCAAGACCGTGATTCTGGACCTGTCCGCCGTCCCCATGATGGACGCGACAGGGCTCGTCAATCTGGAGTCGGCCATGGAGCGGCTTCGCAAGGCGGGTACGTCCATCATCATCGCCGGAGTCCAGAACCAGCCCCTCCAGGTAATGGCCAAGGCCGGCTGGAAAGACCGCCACGGTTGGATAACCATCCGCCGGAGCCTCGACGATGGGATCGCCCTCTCGTGGGCACGCCACGCGACCGGCGTGTGAAAGACCCCCCAAAGATCCTATTCCTCTCCGCCTGTTACAGGCCTATGATATAACAGTTAGCCTTAACTGTTGGTCTAAACCGATGACCCTGCACCTCACAGACCGAAAGTCCAAGACCGTCACGCTCAAGGACATCGCCGACCGACTGGGGCTGTCCGCCATGACGGTCTCGCGGGCGCTTTCCGGCAAGGCCAACCTGGTGAGCCCGGATACCGCGCAGCGTTGTCGCGAGGCGGCCAAGGAGATGGGGTACTCGCCGAATCTCATGGCCCGCAGCCTGCGCGGCGAGCAGCTCAGCACGATCGTGATGTTCGCGGAACATATCTCCAGCCACCACTACCTCGCGGAATTGGTGGATGTCGTGGCGCGCTCCATCGAAAAGCGCCACTACGGCGTCATCAGTTGCCAGTCGATCGGGAGCTTTCATCAGGCATTGCGGAACTTCCGGCTGGCCGGCGCCGTGGTGATCGCTCCGCCGGAAGGATTCTACAACGATCCCTACGGCGAAGCGGAATTCGGCGTTTATCGTCACACGCCGACGGTCCTGATCCACAGCGCGGTCGATCAGAATATCTTCAATGAAGTGAGCCCGGATATTGTCGCGTTCAACTACCACGCAGCCTGCCACCTGGCGGAACTGGGCCATCGTCACATCGGCTACATCGGCGGCCCGCGCGCCGAAGAGGAGCCGCGCTGGTTTGAGCTGCGCCGCGCCGGGATCGAGCGGGCGATGATCGAATACGGAATTGTGCCGTCTTGCCTGCACCATCAGGCCTGCGCCGACGCGAGCATGGGGGCCGCCGCGCTGCAGCAACTCATGACCCGCTACCCCGAGACCTCCGCGGTCATGTGCATCAACGACGAAATCGCCCTCGCCGCGGTCGTCGGTGCCCAGGAGATGCGGATATCGGTGCCGCGCGACCTGTCCGTCATCGGTTCCAATGACATTAAGATCGCCGGATTCTTCCGCCCATCGCTGACGACGCTGGCCATTGACATCCGCGGTATGGTCGAAACGGCGCTCGATCTTCTCTTCGACGAGATCAGCGATCATCGGGAAGTGCCCGGCCGCGAGCCGATCAAGATTAAGCTGCCGGCGAACCTGATCGTGCGCGATTCCACCGCGCCGCCGGCCGAGATTTGACAGCGCGTCCCTCAGCGCCCGGCATACATTTCTTCGTAGTATTTCTTGTAATCGCCCGACGTGATGTGATCGAGCCAGTCCTGGTGGGAGAGGTACCAGTCAATCGTCCGCGCGAGGCCCGCCTCAAACGCGACCGACGGCGACCAGCCGAGCTCGTTCTTGATCCGCGAGGCGTCGATGGCATAGCGAAAATCGTGTCCGGGGCGGTCTTTCACGAAGGAGATGAGGCTTTCCGGCTTGTTGAGCCGCTTGAGGAGCGTCTTCACGACTTCAAGATTCGTCTTTTCGCTGTTGCCCCCGATGTTGTAGACCCGGCCCGCCGTCCCGCGCGTGAGCACGGTCCATAGCGCCCGACAATGATCCTCAACATAAAGCCAGTCGCGGACATTGGACCCATCGCCATAAACCGGCAGCGGCTTATTCTGCCGGGCATTGTTGATCATGAGCGGGATCATCTTCTCCGGAAACTGATACGGCCCGTAGTTGTTGGAGCAGCGGGTGATCAGGACCGGCAATCCGAACGTATGACCAAAGGCGGCCACCAGATGATCGGCGGCCGCTTTCGACGCGCTATAGGGCGAGTGCGGATCGAGGGGCGTTGTCTCAGTGAAAAAGCCAGTCGCTCCAAGGGAGCCGTACACTTCGTCCGTCCCCACTTGCAGGAACCGCAGATCGCCGCAATCGCGGGCGACCTGCAACATGCTCAGCGTCCCCTGGACGTTGGTGCGGATGAACGCCGCCGGGCCGGTGATGGAACGATCGACATGGCTCTCGGCGGCAAAGTGGACGATGGCCTGTGCGCCATGTTCCTTGCAGACGGCGGAGATGGCCGAGGTCTCGCAGATGTCGATCCTGGCGAATACGTAGCGTGGATCGTCGGAGAACTCCGCGAGGTTTTCGAGATTCCCGGCGTAGGTTAGGCAGTCAACGTTAACGACGCGCACGTCGGGGCAATTCGTAAAGACGTAGCGGATGAAATTGGCGCCGATAAATCCCGCGCCGCCCGTAACGAGAATGCATTGGGGGGAAATCGGCGTCGTCACGGGGCCTTCCCCTGCAGAAGCAATTGCACATGGTCCAGAGATTCGAATGTCCCTGCATCGCTCCACCAGCCGCGGAAGAAGCCGTGGGTCAGATCGCCCCGGGCGAGATAGGCATTGTTCACGTCCGTAATTTCCATCTCCCCGCGACCCGAAGGTTTCTGCCGGCGAATGATGTCGAAGACGTCCGCGTCGTAAAAGTAGATGCCGGTCACCGCGTATTTGCTCTTGGGCTGTTTCGGCTTTTCGACGATACGAACGATCTTGTCGCCAACAATCTCCGCGACGCCGAAGCGGTGCGGATCGGGCACTTCCTTGAGCATCAGACGCGCCCCGGAAGCCTGCTCGGCAAATCGCCCCACCTCGTCACCGAGCGGGTCCGCGAAGATGTTGTCGCCGAGGATGACGGCCATTTTCGACCCGCCGCAGAAGTTCTCGGCCAGTCCCAGCGCCTGGGCGATGCCCCCCGCCTCGTCCTGGACCTTGTAGGTAAACCGGACGCCAAATTCCTTGCCCGAGCCCAAAAGATTCACGACGTCACCCATGTGTTCGAGACCGGTGACGATGAGAATCTCCTGGATACCAGCGCCGGCCAGCTTTTCAACGGGGTGGTAAATCATCGGCTTTCGGCCGACGGGAAGGAGATGCTTGTTGGTGACCTTGGTAAGCGGCAGCAGCCGGGAGCCGGTGCCGCCGGCGAGAATGATGCCTTTCATAGTGTGTACCTCGAATCCCGTTGCCAGCGAGGCGGAAATTATCGTCGGAGGGCTCAAATCCGGCAAGTCGCGGGACGGTACACAGGCTCCGCTCGACCGGTTGCTTGGGGTTCGACTATACTATTACCCGATGTAGAGGGGTGGTCGCGAGCAGCCGGCAACTCTTACGTTTCTCTGGGGATTATTGCGTGATCGTTGGAAGATTCACCACTTATTTCGCACGTCGACGCGGGTCGGGCCGCATTTTTGCGATTTTGACCGCAGGCGTGCTCGTGCTGGGCCTCACAGCGCCCGCTCAGGCCTACATCGGCCCCGGCGCGGGCTTCGCCATCGCGTCATCCCTGTTCGTCATCATCTGGACGATGTTCCTGGCCTTTCTCACGCTGCTGTTGTGGCCGATCCGCTACGTCATCCGCGCGATCAAGGGACGACGCGCGTTTGCGCGGAGCCGCATCAAACGACTGGTCATCCTCGGCCTCGACGGCATGGAGCCCAGCCTTGTCGATCGCTTCATGGGGGAGGGCAAGATGCCGAACATGAAGCACCTAAAGGAAATGGGCAGCTACCATTTGCTGGGCACGACGACCCCTCCGCTTTCGCCCGTCGCCTGGTCGAGCTTTCTGACCGGCGTCAATCCCGGCAAGCACAACATCTACGATTTCCTGAACAGCGATCGCAAGAATTACCTCCCCAACCTCTCGTCTGTTTCCATTCACCCACCGACGAAGTCATTCAAGCTGGGCAAGTACACTATCCCGCTGAACAAGCCGGAAATACGCCTGCTCCGCAAAGGCAAGCCCTTCTGGAACACCCTCGGCGAGCACGGCATCTTTACCTCGGTCATTCGCGTGCCGATCACGTTTCCGCCGGAGAAGTGCCGGGGCGTTGTGCTTTCGGCGATGTGCGTGCCGGACCTCCGCGGAACGCAGGGCTTGTTCGCCTATTACAGCACGAAGCCCGCGGGTGGGGAGCGCACAGGCGGTGAACAGCACGTCGTTCGACGCGAGGGCGACGCGGTGAATTGCGAACTGATCGGCCCGGACAACAGCATGAAAGAAGGCGCGGGGGCCATGAAAGTGCCGTTCACCGTGCAGATCGGCGGAAAAGGGCGCGATGCGACGCTGGAAATCGGGGACGAGAAGTATCCGCTGAAAATCGGCCAATATACTGATTGGATCACGATCGTTTTCAAGGCCGGAGCCGGCGTCAAGGTGAACGGAATCTGCCGGTTCATGTTGATCGCCACGCAGCCGGAGTTCGAACTATACGTCATGCCCATCAACCTCGACCCCGAAAAGCCCGCCATGCCGATTTCGTATCCCACGGCATACAGCACCTACCTGGCCAAGCAGTTCGGCAGCTTTGCCACACTGGGACTGGCCGAGGACACCTGGGCGCTGAATGAAACGCTGATCGACGATGACGCATTCCTCGAGCAATGCGTCTCGATCGACGGCGAGCGAGAAAAGCAGTTCTTCGACGCCCTGGAAAAAACCAGCCGCGGGCTTTGCGTCTGCGTCTTCGACGGGACCGACCGCATCCAGCACATGTTCTGGCGGTATCTGGAAAACGACCACCCCGCCCACCCGCGCAATCTCGCCCCCGACACTTACAAAGCCAACGGTCATGAAAAGACGATCGAAGACTTGTATGTCCGCATGGACCGGCTGGTCGGCCAGACCATGGCCCAAACGCTCGAGGACGACGGCGAGACGATGCTGATGGTCATCTCCGACCACGGCTTTTCACCATTCCGCCGGGGCATCGACCTGAATCGATGGCTCATCGAAAACGGTTACATGAAACTCAAAGCTGACGCCAAGCCGGGCGAAAAGTATCTGGTGGGAGTGGATTGGGCGAACACGAAGGCCTACGCGTTGGGGCTCGCGGGCCTGTTCATCAATCAAAAGGGCCGCGAGTCCAAAGGGATTGTCGAGAAGGGGGACGAGACCCGCCGCCTCAAGCAGGAAATCATCGCC from Phycisphaerae bacterium includes the following:
- the pyrE gene encoding orotate phosphoribosyltransferase, with product MTKDDLAKRIREVAYLEGDFTLRSGKKSRFYIDKYLFETQPDILAELGQRLAARVTGRTTLVAGAELGGVALAAAAAMAARLPFVIVRNAKKDYGTSKMYEGRVQAGDVVLLVEDIATTGGQVLEAAQVLRTAGAEVEKIVAVVDRGQGAAQKIKEAGFAFEALLDQVDLRLPTESA
- the purB gene encoding adenylosuccinate lyase, whose translation is MAKHSRRRPRASPGGDVYQSPLVARNASAEMAALFSPRRRVATWRRIWIALAQTQRELGLPISAVQIRALKAAVEKIDLAAAARHEARLRHDVMAHLHAFADEAPAARGILHLGATSMDIVDNADLILLRDALRIVQGWLVTVVEALARQAERHRNLPCLGFTHFQPAQLTTIGKRISLWCWDFVRDLEEVDRLLAGLRFRGLRGATGTQAGFFKLLGSAAKVRRMEQRVAAKLGFRDCEPVTGQTYSRKVDAQVIAALANIAASVHKFGNDMRLLAHLKEVEEPFEAGQVGSSAMAYKRNPMLCERATGLARFVISLAQSGFQNAAEQWLERTLDDSANKRLLVPECFLATDGMLQIVAHVANGLVVYPRMIRSHIEAELPFMATEDILMAAVAAGGNRQGLHERIRVHSRAAGEQVKRYGKPNDLLGRLKRDPAFSGVRIERIMDPAGFTGLAAEQVDEFLSKTVGPLRRRHRGTPRRRPEISV
- a CDS encoding DUF1570 domain-containing protein gives rise to the protein MSKTYLHRPNRLVRMSLAGMVGCVGASIAGCHSPSPYTPVPYTAEDWTYRGAKGSECTSAHYIVRTTCKSKPFVDALPGFLESCYLAYSELLPAPSGSERPLETYLFQTRWQWERFTEEFAGPRAETYKQIRSGGYSERGVTVSHYGSRRSTLSILAHEGLHQYLDATHGPSIPAWINEGLACYFESFDLDEEGRPVFNPRQNTLRTPALRKQFSNKSMKPLKELLGTNAGREIHNPTQQVLGCYSQWWSLIVFLQRPPRENPYHAGFQELLRELGSESMDRKAQAFMAADTDGTMTFGEAVFRAYVTDDLEKFEAEYEAFLPELLSLMVS
- the dauA gene encoding C4-dicarboxylic acid transporter DauA is translated as MPDRHRAAVTALPADRARFAMALRKALSSGYSARDLRKDILAGLVVGVVALPLSMALAIASGVPPQHGLYTAIIGGGLIALLGGSAVQVSGPTAAFVVILAPIATKFGLGGLLVATLMAGLLLMIAGMARWGRLIEFIPYPVTTGFTSGIAVVIATLQIKDFLGLTIPQMPEHFLERVHAIIVALPTMRTTDLSIGVLTLLILVILPRLTKAIPAPLVALPAGALAAWILPRYFPGFDVATISSRFTYVLDGVTRNGIPQLPPMPLLPWLCSGPNGTELVLSMELFRALAGPAFAIATLGAIESLLSAVVADGMTGGKHDPDAELIAQGLGNIAAPFFGGIAATGAIARTATNIRYGARTPVAAIVHALFILFAILLFAPLLGYLPMASMAALLMVVAWNMSEAKHVAHVVRVGPGSDVFVLLTCFGLTVVFDMVISVSVGVVLAAVLFMRRMAEVSNVRLISAGPEHPQVFLPPGAIIYEIAGPLFFGAAQKAMSELRIVERHVKTVILDLSAVPMMDATGLVNLESAMERLRKAGTSIIIAGVQNQPLQVMAKAGWKDRHGWITIRRSLDDGIALSWARHATGV
- a CDS encoding LacI family DNA-binding transcriptional regulator — protein: MTLHLTDRKSKTVTLKDIADRLGLSAMTVSRALSGKANLVSPDTAQRCREAAKEMGYSPNLMARSLRGEQLSTIVMFAEHISSHHYLAELVDVVARSIEKRHYGVISCQSIGSFHQALRNFRLAGAVVIAPPEGFYNDPYGEAEFGVYRHTPTVLIHSAVDQNIFNEVSPDIVAFNYHAACHLAELGHRHIGYIGGPRAEEEPRWFELRRAGIERAMIEYGIVPSCLHHQACADASMGAAALQQLMTRYPETSAVMCINDEIALAAVVGAQEMRISVPRDLSVIGSNDIKIAGFFRPSLTTLAIDIRGMVETALDLLFDEISDHREVPGREPIKIKLPANLIVRDSTAPPAEI
- the rfbB gene encoding dTDP-glucose 4,6-dehydratase, which codes for MTTPISPQCILVTGGAGFIGANFIRYVFTNCPDVRVVNVDCLTYAGNLENLAEFSDDPRYVFARIDICETSAISAVCKEHGAQAIVHFAAESHVDRSITGPAAFIRTNVQGTLSMLQVARDCGDLRFLQVGTDEVYGSLGATGFFTETTPLDPHSPYSASKAAADHLVAAFGHTFGLPVLITRCSNNYGPYQFPEKMIPLMINNARQNKPLPVYGDGSNVRDWLYVEDHCRALWTVLTRGTAGRVYNIGGNSEKTNLEVVKTLLKRLNKPESLISFVKDRPGHDFRYAIDASRIKNELGWSPSVAFEAGLARTIDWYLSHQDWLDHITSGDYKKYYEEMYAGR
- a CDS encoding sugar phosphate nucleotidyltransferase translates to MKGIILAGGTGSRLLPLTKVTNKHLLPVGRKPMIYHPVEKLAGAGIQEILIVTGLEHMGDVVNLLGSGKEFGVRFTYKVQDEAGGIAQALGLAENFCGGSKMAVILGDNIFADPLGDEVGRFAEQASGARLMLKEVPDPHRFGVAEIVGDKIVRIVEKPKQPKSKYAVTGIYFYDADVFDIIRRQKPSGRGEMEITDVNNAYLARGDLTHGFFRGWWSDAGTFESLDHVQLLLQGKAP
- a CDS encoding alkaline phosphatase family protein, whose amino-acid sequence is MIVGRFTTYFARRRGSGRIFAILTAGVLVLGLTAPAQAYIGPGAGFAIASSLFVIIWTMFLAFLTLLLWPIRYVIRAIKGRRAFARSRIKRLVILGLDGMEPSLVDRFMGEGKMPNMKHLKEMGSYHLLGTTTPPLSPVAWSSFLTGVNPGKHNIYDFLNSDRKNYLPNLSSVSIHPPTKSFKLGKYTIPLNKPEIRLLRKGKPFWNTLGEHGIFTSVIRVPITFPPEKCRGVVLSAMCVPDLRGTQGLFAYYSTKPAGGERTGGEQHVVRREGDAVNCELIGPDNSMKEGAGAMKVPFTVQIGGKGRDATLEIGDEKYPLKIGQYTDWITIVFKAGAGVKVNGICRFMLIATQPEFELYVMPINLDPEKPAMPISYPTAYSTYLAKQFGSFATLGLAEDTWALNETLIDDDAFLEQCVSIDGEREKQFFDALEKTSRGLCVCVFDGTDRIQHMFWRYLENDHPAHPRNLAPDTYKANGHEKTIEDLYVRMDRLVGQTMAQTLEDDGETMLMVISDHGFSPFRRGIDLNRWLIENGYMKLKADAKPGEKYLVGVDWANTKAYALGLAGLFINQKGRESKGIVEKGDETRRLKQEIIAKMNGLKDSANGHVGIVKVRDKEEAYTGPYRETAPDLVVGYNRGYRVGWDTAIGRITDSVFSDNTKAWSGDHCIDPDLIPGILFCSHKVLSESPRLMDLGPTALDLFGVGVPENMDGVPLRIDTDSSPLASAA